In the Enterococcus saigonensis genome, one interval contains:
- a CDS encoding amino acid ABC transporter permease: MYIPTLDFGLMLESLPFVLQGLSYTLGISFLTFLLGNIIGIILTVLSFLPSKLLQILIRFYISFLRGVPALVLLFLLYFGLPYQLPALTAAIICFSLTSSAFIGEIYRGAITGVDHGQWDAAYATGLNFIQTMQLIILPQAFRLSIPALGNVAMDLVKGTSLAAMITIPDIFQKAKIVGGRTFDYMSMYILVALIYWGLCILIGFFQHYLEHFFEKRFGTLI, translated from the coding sequence ATGTATATTCCAACACTTGATTTTGGCTTAATGTTGGAATCATTGCCTTTTGTTTTGCAGGGGTTAAGCTATACGTTGGGCATTAGTTTTCTGACCTTTTTATTGGGGAATATCATTGGGATTATCTTAACTGTTTTGTCATTTTTACCTAGCAAGCTCTTGCAAATCTTAATTCGTTTTTATATTTCTTTTTTGCGGGGAGTTCCAGCACTTGTTTTGCTATTTTTACTCTACTTTGGATTGCCTTATCAACTGCCTGCTTTAACAGCTGCAATTATTTGTTTTAGTCTGACTAGTAGTGCGTTTATTGGTGAAATTTATCGTGGCGCTATTACAGGGGTAGACCATGGACAATGGGACGCTGCCTATGCGACGGGGCTAAACTTTATACAGACAATGCAACTTATCATTTTGCCACAGGCTTTTCGTCTCTCAATACCAGCATTAGGAAATGTGGCAATGGATCTGGTTAAGGGAACATCACTGGCTGCAATGATTACAATTCCTGATATTTTCCAAAAAGCAAAAATTGTTGGTGGTAGAACATTTGATTATATGTCCATGTATATTTTAGTTGCGTTAATTTATTGGGGCTTGTGTATTTTGATTGGCTTTTTTCAGCATTATCTAGAACATTTTTTTGAAAAGCGTTTTGGTACTTTGATTTAA
- a CDS encoding transporter substrate-binding domain-containing protein, producing MKKWATFAVIAVSGLVLSACGTGNNETKAKVKDDSWSKVEKKKTLTVATSGTLFPSSYYNEKNELNGYDVEIAKEVGKRLGVKVNFKEYNVDGQISSINRGEADFAANDFGLSKERAKKFSLSVPIKYSFDSMIVRKSDDSGIHSLEDLKGKKAAGEPNTSYMKIAEKYGATPVTYDNATNDQYLTDVANGRTDVILNDYYLQKMSVAALPDIPVKILEDVYFNANHTGFLFVKENKALKDKVDETLEAMQKDGTMKKISESYFQTDVSIKPKQEIKETVSPD from the coding sequence ATGAAAAAATGGGCAACATTTGCAGTGATTGCAGTAAGCGGGCTGGTTTTAAGTGCATGTGGCACTGGCAATAATGAAACAAAAGCAAAGGTAAAAGATGACAGCTGGAGTAAAGTTGAAAAGAAAAAAACGTTAACGGTCGCAACTTCAGGAACATTATTTCCTTCTTCTTATTATAACGAAAAAAATGAATTGAATGGATATGATGTCGAGATAGCAAAAGAAGTTGGCAAACGACTAGGGGTCAAAGTTAACTTTAAAGAGTATAATGTTGACGGTCAAATTTCTTCGATCAATCGAGGAGAAGCTGATTTTGCTGCAAATGATTTTGGGCTTTCCAAAGAGCGAGCTAAAAAATTCTCTTTATCTGTTCCAATTAAATATTCCTTTGATAGTATGATTGTTAGAAAAAGTGATGATTCTGGTATTCATTCATTAGAAGATTTAAAAGGAAAAAAAGCAGCAGGAGAACCAAACACAAGTTATATGAAAATTGCAGAAAAATATGGCGCAACACCTGTGACATATGATAATGCTACGAATGATCAATATTTAACTGATGTTGCCAATGGTCGTACGGATGTTATTTTGAATGATTATTATTTACAAAAAATGTCAGTGGCAGCATTACCAGATATTCCGGTGAAAATTTTGGAAGATGTTTATTTTAATGCGAACCATACAGGTTTTCTATTCGTGAAAGAGAATAAGGCATTAAAAGACAAAGTCGATGAAACGTTAGAAGCTATGCAAAAAGATGGAACCATGAAAAAAATCTCTGAATCGTATTTCCAAACAGATGTTTCGATTAAACCAAAACAAGAAATCAAAGAAACGGTGTCACCAGACTAA